A single window of Nicotiana sylvestris chromosome 3, ASM39365v2, whole genome shotgun sequence DNA harbors:
- the LOC104242468 gene encoding uncharacterized protein, which yields MDPTLKKQPKPTPFSATISTTNSKPHHPPDPTTLPSPTVQNISTHFSKLYANHKILKSTSKSSSGGHRHPPVDTHLQAKTLAAATSSVFDSSCSALTKSKSLHGSRYVAEGEKHNSVKDIDKAIVLHEKAEVKKIPHKEKKEVDVKKALALLSKSQDSDQLKGFQQGVDKITKRPSFSLSINGGRRKSFSCSQTELANFFSCSGVKVVSVDMPPFMQIHAVDFARKAHDSLEKFSSKSLGFSLKKEFDGVYGPAWHCIVGTSFGSFVTHSVGGFIYFSMDHKLYVLLFKTTVQKAESS from the exons ATGGATCCCACCCTCAAAAAGCAACCTAAACCTACCCCTTTCTCCGCCACCATTTCCACCACCAACTCCAAACCCCACCACCCACCAGATCCCACCACCCTCCCCTCCCCCACTGTTCAAAACATCTCAACTCACTTTTCCAAGCTCTATGCAAATCACAAGATCCTCAAATCTACCTCAAAAAGCTCATCTGGGGGGCATAGACATCCTCCTGTTGACACTCATTTACAGGCCAAAACTCTAGCTGCTGCTACTTCCTCTGTTTTTGATTCCTCATGTTCTGCTTTGACTAAGTCAAAGAGTTTACACGGGAGTAGATATGTAGCAGAGGGAGAGAAACATAACTCTGTTAAGGATATTGACAAAGCAATTGTTTTGCATGAAAAAGCTGAAGTCAAGAAAATACCCCACAAGGAAAAGAAAGAGGTGGATGTTAAAAAGGCATTAGCTTTGTTATCCAAGAGCCAAGATAGTGACCAGTTGAAAGGGTTTCAACAAGGGGTTGATAAAATTACCAAAAGGCCATCTTTTTCTTTGTCCATAAATGGTGGAAGGAGGAAATCATTCAGCTGTTCACAGACTGAGTTAGCTAATTTCTTTTCTTGCAGTGGTGTGAAAGTTGTGTCCGTGGATATGCCACCTTTTATGCAGATTCATGCTGTGGATTTTGCAAGAAAAGCTCATGATAGCTTGGAAAAGTTCTCCTCTAAAtcacttggattttcccttaaaaaG GAGTTTGATGGGGTATATGGACCAGCTTGGCACTGTATTGTAGGGACCAGTTTTGGCTCATTTGTCACACATTCAGTAGGTGGTTTCATATATTTCTCCATGGATCACAAGCTATATGTACTCCTGTTCAAGACTACTGTACAAAAAGCAGAATCAAGCTGA